The following are from one region of the Desulfovibrio sp. TomC genome:
- a CDS encoding anaerobic nitric oxide reductase flavorubredoxin: protein MSFKVTDTVTWVGKRDWELRRFHGEEYSTHRGSTYNAYLVQDEKTALVETVWAPFAGEFIDQLKTVVDLNRIDYVIANHAESDHSGGLPELMRLIPNVPVFCTANGVKSLRGHYHQDWNFQVVKTGQRLSLGSRELLFIEAPMLHWPDTMFCYLTGDEILFSNDAFGHHLASEGMYNDLVDPCMLMEECIKYYANILTPFSALVKRKIEEFAGLGLPLKIICPSHGTIWRDNPMQIVTKYLEWAGDYQEHQAVIVYDTMWNGTRRMAEAIAAGVHEADPTLVVKLFNAAKADKNDIVTEVFRSKALLVGSPTINRGYLSSLGGFLEMVRGLGFKKKKAAAFGAYGWSGESVKLLTAQLKECGFEVVSDGIRALWNPDDDALGQCRDFGRVFGQGIAG, encoded by the coding sequence ATGAGTTTCAAGGTCACCGACACCGTTACCTGGGTGGGCAAACGCGACTGGGAGTTGCGACGCTTCCACGGCGAGGAATACTCCACGCATCGCGGCTCCACCTACAACGCCTATCTCGTGCAGGACGAGAAGACGGCCTTGGTGGAAACGGTCTGGGCTCCATTCGCAGGCGAGTTCATCGACCAGCTCAAAACCGTCGTTGACCTCAACCGTATCGACTACGTTATCGCCAACCATGCCGAAAGCGACCACAGCGGAGGATTGCCGGAGCTCATGCGGCTCATTCCGAATGTGCCCGTTTTCTGCACGGCCAACGGTGTCAAATCCCTGAGAGGCCACTACCACCAGGATTGGAACTTCCAGGTGGTCAAAACCGGTCAACGCCTCAGCTTGGGAAGTCGAGAACTGCTCTTTATCGAGGCTCCTATGCTCCACTGGCCGGACACCATGTTCTGCTATTTGACAGGTGACGAGATTCTCTTCAGCAACGACGCTTTTGGTCACCATTTAGCTTCCGAAGGCATGTACAACGACCTCGTCGATCCTTGCATGCTCATGGAAGAGTGCATCAAATACTACGCCAACATCCTCACACCCTTCAGCGCACTGGTCAAACGCAAGATCGAGGAGTTCGCCGGACTTGGCCTTCCACTCAAGATAATCTGCCCAAGTCATGGCACCATCTGGCGTGACAATCCCATGCAGATCGTAACCAAGTATTTGGAATGGGCCGGGGATTACCAGGAACATCAAGCCGTTATCGTCTACGACACCATGTGGAACGGGACGCGGCGCATGGCGGAAGCCATTGCCGCAGGCGTGCACGAAGCCGACCCGACCCTAGTGGTGAAACTTTTCAATGCCGCCAAAGCCGATAAAAACGATATCGTGACGGAGGTATTCCGTTCCAAAGCCTTGCTCGTGGGCTCCCCGACCATCAATCGGGGGTATCTGTCGTCCCTGGGCGGGTTCCTGGAGATGGTGCGCGGCCTGGGCTTCAAGAAGAAGAAAGCGGCGGCTTTCGGGGCCTATGGCTGGAGCGGTGAGTCCGTCAAACTTCTCACGGCGCAACTGAAGGAATGCGGATTCGAAGTTGTCTCCGACGGCATTCGTGCCCTTTGGAATCCGGATGACGACGCGCTCGGGCAGTGCCGGGACTTTGGTCGCGTATTCGGCCAGGGCATTGCGGGCTGA
- a CDS encoding pyridoxamine 5'-phosphate oxidase family protein, whose amino-acid sequence MEILRRISAFIGEMDFAVLSSMTPDGPWTSLMSYLPGSDGLTVYLAMSTGSYKAKLMLENPKVALLIDNRCRHTDPRRVTALSIHGTAEFITARIERVRICAAFLGHRSHLAELLDRSDIGIVRVTPKSFQLLDGVDKGYFIKHGEAGWLLE is encoded by the coding sequence ATGGAGATTCTCAGGCGCATATCGGCATTTATTGGGGAGATGGATTTCGCGGTGCTGAGCTCCATGACTCCAGATGGCCCCTGGACCTCGCTTATGTCTTATCTGCCCGGTTCGGACGGACTGACGGTCTATCTGGCCATGTCCACGGGGTCTTATAAGGCGAAGCTCATGCTCGAAAACCCGAAAGTCGCGCTGCTTATCGACAACCGTTGCCGTCACACCGACCCGAGGAGGGTCACGGCTCTGAGTATCCACGGAACGGCCGAATTCATCACAGCCCGCATCGAGCGAGTGAGGATTTGTGCAGCGTTCCTGGGCCATAGGTCACACTTGGCTGAGTTGCTCGACCGCTCCGATATCGGCATTGTGCGCGTAACGCCGAAGAGCTTTCAACTGTTAGACGGGGTGGACAAAGGGTATTTCATCAAACACGGGGAAGCTGGCTGGCTCCTTGAATAA
- a CDS encoding SRPBCC family protein, with translation MAVRTFQIKQVQVLPIPLAEAWTFFCDPRNLGAITPDWLCFDVRSEVPPCMYPGLIIEYRIKALAGLPMAWVTEITHVAAPNYFVDEQRFGPYRLWHHQHHFREMDEGVEMTDIVHYAMSYGVLGLVVHKLVVAKRLEHIFEFRRQKLIELFG, from the coding sequence ATGGCGGTGCGAACTTTCCAGATCAAACAAGTCCAAGTGCTGCCGATACCGCTTGCCGAGGCGTGGACCTTTTTCTGCGATCCGCGAAACCTGGGCGCGATCACCCCGGACTGGCTCTGCTTCGATGTTCGCTCAGAAGTGCCGCCGTGCATGTACCCCGGCCTCATCATCGAATACCGGATCAAGGCGCTTGCCGGCTTGCCCATGGCCTGGGTGACGGAGATCACCCATGTCGCCGCACCGAACTACTTCGTGGATGAGCAACGTTTTGGCCCATACCGGCTCTGGCACCACCAGCACCATTTTCGAGAGATGGACGAGGGCGTCGAGATGACCGATATCGTCCATTATGCCATGAGTTACGGCGTCCTCGGACTTGTCGTCCACAAACTGGTCGTCGCGAAAAGGCTGGAGCATATCTTCGAGTTTCGGCGGCAGAAGCTTATCGAACTTTTCGGGTAG
- a CDS encoding HPP family protein, with the protein MYIKKGALAMLLVVGMVATAEYFGVQEIIFPEIAALAFGAWVMEERPWPGPVWTIWFSPTLGALTGVVLMRLLPLSLVALTGLAFVFVLLQLKLARSAMSPSFSAAILPIITGIHSWAYPAAVCLMTGVIALVTQAHFQGDPPEPSCLPHGQGAPSSLAWSCRHYGKLLFFILVVALFATTWGGLFMIAPPLIVAFIEMTHPGSALRQKSMPRLLLLFTCCALAGAACIALVTRAFSGPMWLGAGLSLACALAISKVLHLASPPAMALALLPTILPQEVLLVYPLQVMAGSAIFMVFSHIWFKPEVANQK; encoded by the coding sequence ATGTATATAAAAAAGGGAGCGCTCGCCATGCTGCTGGTGGTCGGTATGGTGGCGACGGCAGAATACTTCGGCGTCCAGGAAATCATTTTCCCGGAGATCGCGGCATTGGCCTTCGGGGCCTGGGTCATGGAAGAGCGCCCCTGGCCGGGGCCGGTCTGGACCATATGGTTTTCTCCAACCTTGGGTGCTCTGACCGGCGTTGTGCTCATGCGCCTCCTGCCTCTGTCCCTGGTGGCGCTGACCGGTTTGGCCTTCGTTTTTGTCCTTCTCCAGTTGAAGCTTGCACGCTCTGCTATGTCCCCGTCGTTTTCGGCGGCCATCCTTCCCATCATCACTGGCATCCACAGTTGGGCCTACCCGGCCGCCGTGTGCCTCATGACCGGGGTCATCGCCCTGGTGACCCAGGCCCACTTTCAGGGTGATCCGCCTGAACCTTCCTGCCTGCCACATGGTCAGGGCGCGCCTTCATCGCTTGCTTGGTCCTGCCGGCATTACGGTAAGCTTCTGTTCTTCATCCTGGTCGTGGCCTTGTTCGCTACCACTTGGGGTGGCCTTTTCATGATAGCCCCACCGCTCATCGTTGCCTTCATCGAGATGACTCACCCGGGGAGCGCCTTGCGGCAAAAGTCAATGCCGCGCCTACTTCTTCTGTTCACGTGCTGTGCCCTGGCCGGCGCGGCTTGCATCGCTCTGGTCACCCGCGCCTTCTCCGGGCCTATGTGGCTAGGGGCCGGCCTGTCCCTGGCCTGCGCTTTGGCCATTTCCAAGGTGCTACACCTAGCCTCACCGCCAGCCATGGCCCTGGCGCTTCTGCCAACAATCTTGCCGCAAGAAGTCCTACTCGTCTATCCACTACAGGTCATGGCCGGCAGTGCCATCTTTATGGTTTTCAGCCACATTTGGTTCAAACCCGAGGTTGCAAACCAAAAATAA
- a CDS encoding HU family DNA-binding protein, with translation MNKSELIKVFGERFNTPDNEAADFVNVFFEKIRQALIEGDRVEIRGFGSFAMKDYEGYTGRNPKSGEAVTVEPKRLPFFKAGRRLKALLNE, from the coding sequence ATGAACAAGAGCGAACTTATCAAGGTTTTTGGTGAACGGTTCAACACGCCTGACAACGAGGCGGCCGACTTCGTAAACGTCTTCTTCGAGAAAATCAGGCAGGCGCTCATCGAGGGCGACCGGGTGGAGATTCGCGGGTTCGGCTCATTCGCTATGAAGGATTACGAGGGCTATACGGGCAGGAACCCCAAGAGCGGTGAAGCGGTCACAGTGGAGCCAAAGAGGTTGCCGTTCTTCAAGGCGGGCAGGAGGCTGAAGGCGCTCCTCAACGAATGA
- a CDS encoding hemerythrin domain-containing protein, translated as MTATDDLRAEHEGILRMLGVMRAISTHIEAGGTVPAAELTGILDFLKIFADKCHHGKEEDILFPALEAAGMPREGGPIGVMLHEHTLGRGLIREMDAALASSAGPRSFVAPALAYIELLTQHIAKENTVLFPMAERLLGTPALTTMHEAFERLEEERIGPGRHEAFHRLLDDLAAEYLPE; from the coding sequence ATGACAGCGACAGACGACCTACGAGCGGAACATGAAGGCATTCTTCGCATGCTGGGCGTCATGCGGGCAATCTCCACGCACATCGAAGCAGGTGGAACCGTTCCCGCCGCCGAGCTCACGGGCATCCTCGATTTTCTCAAAATTTTTGCCGACAAATGCCACCACGGCAAGGAGGAAGACATCCTCTTCCCTGCGTTGGAGGCTGCGGGCATGCCGCGTGAAGGCGGTCCCATCGGGGTCATGCTTCACGAACATACGCTCGGGCGTGGACTTATTCGCGAAATGGACGCCGCCCTGGCAAGCAGCGCTGGCCCCCGATCCTTCGTCGCCCCGGCCTTGGCCTACATCGAATTGCTAACCCAGCACATCGCTAAAGAAAATACGGTCTTGTTTCCCATGGCCGAACGTCTGCTGGGCACGCCCGCCCTGACGACGATGCACGAGGCTTTCGAGCGCTTGGAAGAGGAACGCATCGGACCGGGCAGGCACGAGGCCTTTCACCGGCTCCTGGATGACTTGGCCGCTGAATATCTGCCAGAATGA